Proteins encoded together in one Lathyrus oleraceus cultivar Zhongwan6 chromosome 5, CAAS_Psat_ZW6_1.0, whole genome shotgun sequence window:
- the LOC127084713 gene encoding cellulose synthase-like protein E1 — MAKEECYPLFETRKATGRFMYIIFSFSVFVGICSIWIYRLSYISKEFEDGNWIVWIGLLFSELWFGFYWLLRQNLRWNPIFRQPLPQVLSQRYEKVLPKVDIFVCTADPEIEPPIMVINTVLSVMAYDYPTEKLSVYLSDDAGSDVTFYAMLEASQFAKHWLPFCKRFKVEPRSPNAYFKTLDTTNSNNGKELLAIKKLYQEMESRVEKASKLGKVREEDYSNYKGFSQWDSYSSKRDHDTILHILLHRNDLNARDEDGIVMPALVYLAREKRPHFPHNFKAGAMNSLIRVSSMISNGKIILNVDCDMYSNNPQSLRDALCFFMDEDKGHEIAFVQAPQNFENLTKNDIYSGAFLIPYEVEIFGIDGFGGPMYIGTGCFHRRDVLCGRKFNKQYRNDWNNANDENINHRIEASLQEMEEKSKPLASCTYEENTSWGKEMGLLYDCAVEDIVTGLSILCKGWKSVCYSPTRKAFLGLSPTTLPEALIQHKRWSEGGFQIVLSKFSTLWYPYGLISLGLQLAYCHYNLWALNSFPTLYYCIIPSLFLLRGIPLFPQISSPWFIPFAYVIVGDSTYCLIEFLRVGGTIKGWWNDLRMWLYKRTSSYLFAFVDTMLKFIGFSNSGFIVSTKVAEEDVSQRYENEIMEFGNSSPMLTLLATIAMLNLFCLVGMLLKVVVLSGEGFRIFETMLLQVLLSGVLVVINIPIYEGLFLRKDKGRMPASVVVKSTTLALSACVLFSVLS; from the exons ATGGCGAAAGAAGAGTGTTATCCATTGTTTGAGACAAGAAAAGCTACTGGAAGGTTCATGTATATAATATTTTCTTTCTCAGTGTTTGTTGGAATTTGCTCTATTTGGATTTACAGATTGAGCTACATATCCAAAGAGTTTGAAGATGGAAACTGGATTGTTTGGATTGGATTGCTTTTTTCTGAACTATGGTTTGGTTTTTATTGGCTCCTTCGTCAAAACCTTAGATGGAACCCTATTTTTAGACAACCCTTACCTCAAGTACTCTCTCaaag ATATGAGAAAGTGTTGCCAAAAGTGGATATATTTGTGTGTACGGCAGATCCAGAGATTGAGCCACCAATAATGGTGATTAACACAGTGTTATCAGTGATGGCTTATGATTATCCAACAGAGAAGCTTAGTGTGTATCTTTCAGATGATGCTGGATCAGATGTTACATTTTATGCTATGTTAGAGGCTTCTCAATTTGCCAAACATTGGTTACCATTTTGCAAGAGATTCAAGGTTGAACCTAGGTCACCAAATGCATATTTCAAGACCTTAGACACTACTAACTCAAACAATGGTAAAGAGCTTTTGGCCATCAAG AAATTGTACCAAGAAATGGAAAGTCGGGTAGAAAAAGCATCAAAGCTTGGTAAAGTACGAGAGGAAGATTACTCAAATTATAAGGGATTTTCTCAGTGGGATTCGTATTCATCTAAGCGTGATCATGACACAATTCTTCAC ATACTACTTCATAGAAATGACTTGAATGCAAGAGATGAAGATGGAATTGTTATGCCCGCCTTAGTATATTTGGCTCGTGAAAAGAGACCTCACTTTCCACATAACTTCAAAGCTGGAGCCATGAATTCTTTG ATAAGAGTGTCATCAATGATCAGCAATGGGAAAATCATTCTGAATGTAGATTGCGACATGTACTCAAACAATCCACAATCTTTAAGAGATGCACTTTGCTTCTTCATGGATGAAGATAAAGGCCATGAAATCGCCTTTGTGCAGGCTCCTCAGAACTTTGAAAATCTTACAAAAAATGATATATACAGCGGTGCTTTCCTTATACCTTATGAG GTTGAAATCTTTGGCATAGATGGATTTGGTGGGCCTATGTATATTGGAACTGGCTGCTTTCATAGAAGAGATGTACTCTGCGGAAGAAAGTTTAACAAACAATACAGAAATGATTGGAacaatgcaaatgatgaaaatATTAACCATAGGATAGAAGCAAGTTTACAAGAGATGGAAGAAAAATCAAAGCCTCTTGCAAGTTGCACCTATGAGGAAAACACATCATGGGGAAAAGAG ATGGGACTACTTTATGATTGTGCAGTGGAGGATATAGTGACAGGATTATCGATTTTATGTAAAGGATGGAAATCAGTATGCTATAGTCCAACAAGAAAGGCTTTTCTAGGTTTGTCTCCAACCACATTGCCAGAAGCACTTATTCAACATAAGAGATGGTCAGAAGGAGGTTTTCAAATTGTGCTTTCTAAGTTCAGTACTCTTTGGTACCCTTATGGATTAATAAGTTTAGGCCTTCAACTTGCATATTGTCACTATAATTTATGGGCTTTAAACTCCTTTCCAACTCTATACTATTGCATCATCCCTTCACTTTTTCTCCTCAGAGGCATTCCCTTGTTTCCACAG ATTTCAAGTCCATGGTTCATCCCTTTTGCTTATGTGATAGTTGGTGATTCAACATACTGTTTGATAGAGTTTTTGAGGGTAGGAGGAACAATCAAGGGTTGGTGGAATGACTTAAGGATGTGGCTATATAAAAGAACAAGTTCTTACCTTTTTGCTTTTGTTGACACCATGTTGAAGTTTATAGGATTTTCAAATTCAGGATTCATAGTATCTACTAAGGTAGCTGAAGAAGATGTTTCTCAAAGATATGAGAATGAAATTATGGAGTTTGGAAACTCTTCTCCAATGCTCACTTTATTGGCTACAATTGCAATGCTGAATTTGTTTTGTCTTGTTGGGATGTTGTTAAAGGTGGTTGTGTTAAGTGGAGAAGGTTTTAGGATATTTGAGACAATGTTATTGCAAGTTTTACTAAGTGGAGTTTTGGTTGTTATTAATATACCTATTTATGAAGGACTTTTCTTGAGGAAAGACAAAGGAAGAATGCCAGCATCTGTTGTAGTTAAATCAACAACATTAGCTCTAAGTGCATGTGTCCTCTTTAGTGTCCTTAGTTAA